One Sediminicola sp. YIK13 DNA segment encodes these proteins:
- a CDS encoding sugar phosphate isomerase/epimerase family protein, with protein MKTIKGPAVFLAQFVDSKAPFNTLDGMCKWAADLGYKGIQIPTWEHFLIDLDKAAESQTYCDELKGKINSYGLEITELSTHLQGQLVAVNPAYDLMFDNFAPEKVKNNPKARTEWAVDTVKKAATASRRLGLNAHATFSGALLWHTMHPWPQRPAGLVEMGFEELAKRWLPILNHFDKEGVDVCYEIHPGEDLHDGDTFERFLAATGNHKRVNILYDPSHFVLQQLDYIAYIDHYHEFIKSFHVKDSEFNPTGKKGAFGGYNDWGDRAGRYRSLGDGQIDFKTIFSKLTQYGCDVWAVMEWECCIKSPEQGAREGAKFIQDHIIEATEKTFDDFAGAEIDKGTLKKILGI; from the coding sequence ATGAAGACAATTAAAGGACCGGCAGTTTTTCTTGCCCAGTTTGTAGATAGCAAAGCCCCATTCAATACATTGGATGGAATGTGTAAGTGGGCAGCGGATTTGGGCTATAAAGGAATTCAAATCCCTACTTGGGAGCACTTTTTGATAGATTTGGACAAGGCGGCCGAAAGCCAGACCTATTGTGATGAATTAAAGGGAAAAATAAATTCCTATGGGTTGGAAATAACTGAGTTGTCCACCCATTTACAGGGGCAGCTAGTAGCTGTTAATCCTGCGTACGACCTCATGTTTGATAATTTTGCACCCGAAAAGGTAAAGAATAATCCTAAAGCAAGAACTGAATGGGCCGTCGATACCGTTAAAAAAGCGGCGACTGCCAGCCGAAGATTGGGCCTTAATGCCCACGCTACATTTTCAGGTGCCCTATTGTGGCATACCATGCACCCTTGGCCACAAAGACCGGCCGGACTAGTGGAAATGGGTTTTGAGGAGCTTGCAAAAAGATGGTTGCCCATCTTAAATCATTTTGATAAGGAAGGGGTAGATGTATGTTATGAAATACATCCTGGGGAAGACTTGCACGATGGAGATACCTTTGAGCGTTTTCTCGCAGCCACAGGAAATCATAAAAGAGTGAACATCCTATATGATCCAAGTCATTTTGTCTTACAACAATTAGATTATATCGCTTATATAGATCATTACCATGAATTCATAAAATCTTTTCATGTTAAGGATTCCGAATTTAATCCAACAGGCAAGAAAGGTGCCTTTGGAGGCTACAACGATTGGGGCGATAGGGCCGGTAGATACCGCTCCTTGGGCGATGGTCAAATTGATTTCAAAACAATATTCTCCAAATTAACCCAATATGGATGTGATGTTTGGGCGGTAATGGAATGGGAATGTTGTATCAAAAGCCCGGAACAAGGGGCTAGAGAAGGCGCGAAATTTATACAGGACCACATTATTGAGGCTACTGAGAAAACTTTTGATGATTTTGCCGGGGCAGAAATAGATAAGGGGACGCTCAAAAAAATACTTGGAATCTAA
- a CDS encoding ASCH domain-containing protein has product MKNHSAENMWGDFLSAHLEFAFEHTPKVYHFSDNEKDANHNVDLVLAGVKKAASHSLLGLQLQKKELPKRGDFTVLTDWNGKGKCIVRTTSVRMMPYFSITAEHAKLEGLGDGSLEAWKKEYWELFQRELAVFERKPNDSMIVVCEYFEKVF; this is encoded by the coding sequence ATGAAGAACCATTCTGCTGAAAATATGTGGGGCGATTTTTTAAGCGCCCATCTAGAATTTGCTTTTGAGCACACGCCTAAGGTTTATCATTTTTCCGACAACGAAAAAGATGCAAACCATAATGTAGATCTTGTTCTTGCCGGAGTAAAAAAGGCAGCATCGCATTCCCTATTGGGACTTCAACTACAGAAAAAGGAATTGCCAAAAAGAGGCGATTTTACTGTTTTGACAGATTGGAACGGCAAAGGCAAATGTATTGTGAGAACTACTTCCGTAAGAATGATGCCCTACTTTAGTATCACGGCCGAACACGCTAAATTGGAAGGCCTTGGTGATGGAAGTTTGGAGGCATGGAAAAAGGAATACTGGGAATTGTTCCAAAGGGAATTGGCAGTATTTGAACGCAAACCAAATGATAGCATGATTGTAGTCTGTGAATATTTTGAAAAAGTATTTTAA
- a CDS encoding Gfo/Idh/MocA family protein, with protein MSTKIKLGILGGGGDSLIGVLHRIASFMNDNYEIVGAVFNPDHNDSLAFAKEIGIPTNRVYKDFDTLVEEELKLPEGERIQVCSILTPNFLHFPMAKKLLENGFNVICEKPMTTTYEEAKILQAALEKAKTVFAVTHTYTGYPMVRQMREMVKAGDLGKVQKVDVQYYQGWINPIIHDKEKRSTTWRLNPEKAGISCCMGDIGVHAFNMVEYTTGLQVDTILADLNYLYEDNKMDIDGTVLIRLKGGVKGVIRSSQIATGEENRLTVAIYGDKGGLRWEQENPNLLYVLSDDKPLQVFKPGHAYNSKLSLDGTKLPPGHPEGIFDAMANIYLGVAKAIRGEAYNSGEFPTMMDGVRGLNFIESTVASHQQGNTWITLK; from the coding sequence ATGAGTACGAAAATAAAACTTGGTATTTTAGGTGGTGGTGGAGATTCACTAATAGGAGTGTTGCATAGGATTGCCTCCTTTATGAATGATAATTATGAAATTGTTGGTGCGGTCTTTAATCCGGACCACAATGATAGCTTAGCCTTTGCTAAGGAGATAGGGATTCCTACGAATAGGGTTTATAAGGACTTTGACACCTTGGTGGAAGAGGAATTAAAACTTCCTGAAGGGGAACGCATTCAAGTATGTTCCATATTGACCCCTAATTTTTTACATTTCCCAATGGCCAAGAAACTGTTGGAAAATGGTTTCAATGTCATTTGTGAAAAACCGATGACCACAACCTATGAAGAGGCCAAGATTTTACAGGCAGCCTTGGAAAAGGCAAAAACCGTGTTTGCGGTAACACACACCTATACGGGGTATCCAATGGTACGTCAAATGCGGGAAATGGTAAAGGCAGGTGACCTGGGGAAAGTACAAAAGGTAGATGTTCAATATTATCAGGGTTGGATAAACCCTATTATTCACGATAAGGAAAAACGATCCACGACCTGGCGTTTGAACCCGGAAAAGGCAGGGATCAGTTGTTGTATGGGTGATATTGGAGTGCACGCTTTCAATATGGTGGAATATACCACCGGACTTCAAGTAGATACCATTTTGGCCGATCTGAATTACCTGTATGAAGACAATAAGATGGATATTGATGGTACCGTGCTGATACGTTTAAAAGGCGGTGTTAAGGGTGTAATTCGTTCCAGCCAAATCGCAACGGGAGAAGAAAATAGGTTAACAGTCGCTATTTATGGCGATAAAGGCGGACTTAGATGGGAACAGGAAAACCCTAATCTCTTGTATGTTCTTTCTGATGATAAGCCGTTGCAGGTCTTTAAACCAGGCCATGCCTACAATTCTAAATTATCATTGGACGGCACCAAGTTACCTCCAGGGCATCCAGAAGGGATATTTGATGCCATGGCCAATATATACCTTGGGGTTGCAAAGGCCATTCGCGGGGAAGCATATAATTCAGGGGAATTCCCAACCATGATGGATGGGGTTAGAGGACTTAATTTTATTGAGAGCACTGTAGCTTCACATCAACAGGGGAATACTTGGATAACTTTGAAATAG
- a CDS encoding nucleoside permease, with the protein MNTKIKIQLSIMMFLEFFIWGGWFVTLGTYLGNNLNATGAESAMAFSTQSWGAIIAPFIIGLIADRYFNAEKILGILHLAGAVLMYQMYMSTDFDGFYPYVLGYMVLYMPTLALVNSISFNQMKNPAKEFSFVRVFGTIGWIAAGLIISYVFLWDSVEGRQAGLLKNTFLMVSIASACLGVFSFMLPKTPPKVGKDEKISISAILGLDALKLLKDRNFLIFFISSILICIPLAFYYQNANPFLSEIGMDNPTGKMTIGQASEVLFMLLLPYFFKKFGFKKTLIAGMLAWTVRYLLFAYGNAGDLAFMLIIGIALHGICYDFFFVSGQIYTDSKAGIKYKSAAQGLITLATYGVGMLIGFKIAGIITDTYMTADGLHAWDNIWTFPAIFAFGVMILFVIFFKNEEVEYKE; encoded by the coding sequence ATGAACACAAAAATTAAAATACAACTATCCATAATGATGTTCCTGGAATTTTTTATCTGGGGTGGATGGTTTGTAACCCTTGGCACCTATTTAGGAAATAATTTAAATGCAACGGGTGCAGAGTCGGCAATGGCCTTTTCTACCCAGTCATGGGGCGCAATAATTGCACCTTTTATCATCGGGCTTATTGCAGATAGGTATTTCAATGCTGAAAAAATATTAGGGATTTTGCATCTGGCCGGGGCCGTGCTCATGTACCAGATGTACATGTCAACGGACTTTGACGGATTTTATCCCTATGTTCTTGGATATATGGTCCTTTACATGCCTACCTTGGCTTTGGTAAACTCCATTTCCTTTAATCAGATGAAAAATCCGGCCAAGGAATTTTCATTTGTACGTGTTTTTGGGACCATTGGGTGGATTGCCGCAGGCCTAATCATTAGCTATGTGTTCCTTTGGGATTCCGTGGAAGGAAGACAGGCAGGGTTGTTGAAGAATACCTTTTTAATGGTATCCATAGCTTCAGCGTGTTTGGGTGTTTTTAGTTTTATGCTGCCCAAAACACCTCCTAAGGTTGGGAAAGATGAAAAAATAAGTATCTCCGCAATTTTGGGCTTGGATGCTTTAAAATTATTGAAGGACAGAAATTTCTTGATCTTCTTTATTTCGTCTATATTAATCTGTATTCCTTTGGCATTTTACTACCAAAACGCAAATCCATTTTTATCTGAAATAGGAATGGATAACCCCACTGGAAAAATGACTATTGGGCAGGCATCGGAAGTATTGTTCATGTTGTTGCTCCCTTATTTCTTTAAGAAGTTTGGGTTTAAGAAAACACTTATTGCAGGGATGTTGGCCTGGACCGTAAGATATCTCTTGTTCGCCTACGGCAACGCCGGGGATCTTGCCTTTATGCTTATCATTGGAATAGCACTTCATGGAATTTGTTACGATTTCTTTTTTGTGTCCGGACAGATATATACCGATAGTAAGGCAGGGATAAAATATAAAAGTGCCGCGCAAGGTTTGATCACCTTGGCCACCTACGGGGTAGGGATGCTAATAGGATTTAAAATAGCAGGAATAATAACGGATACCTATATGACTGCCGATGGGTTACATGCTTGGGACAACATTTGGACATTCCCCGCAATATTTGCTTTTGGGGTAATGATATTGTTCGTGATATTTTTTAAAAACGAAGAAGTAGAATACAAGGAATAG
- a CDS encoding DinB family protein, with amino-acid sequence MQSLFNQFFDYNFYCNKKIIEECNKMEKIPQRSLELFSHILDAHHIWNHRILKKSPEYGVMQIHPLKDWTDIHYENQRSSFEIITNTDDFELRLDYENSEGRLFTNNIKDMLFHIINHSTHHRAQISVDFRNNEIDPIKLDYIFYKR; translated from the coding sequence ATGCAAAGTCTATTTAATCAATTTTTTGATTATAATTTTTATTGCAACAAGAAAATAATCGAGGAGTGCAATAAGATGGAAAAAATTCCGCAAAGGAGTTTGGAGCTGTTTAGCCATATTCTGGATGCCCATCATATATGGAACCATAGGATATTGAAAAAATCACCGGAATACGGAGTGATGCAAATACATCCCTTAAAGGATTGGACAGATATCCATTATGAGAATCAAAGGAGTTCTTTTGAAATTATTACCAATACTGATGATTTTGAATTGCGATTGGATTATGAAAATTCGGAAGGCCGACTTTTCACCAATAACATAAAGGATATGCTGTTCCATATCATTAACCATTCTACGCATCACCGGGCACAGATTTCTGTAGATTTTAGAAACAACGAGATTGATCCTATCAAATTGGATTATATATTTTATAAACGATAA
- a CDS encoding sugar phosphate isomerase/epimerase family protein, producing the protein MKRSTLKVAILTGLAFFLTGIYSCKDTKKVETEATEMSSEMEKEVEPFFQLSLAQWSMHKMVFDEGVDPYSFAEKAKGWGFTGLEYVSGLYYKELEKSNFSEEAMAAFVEKNNAESTKHGMKNVLIMIDGQGDLATTDAAERKKAVENHYKWVDAAAGMGCHSIRVNLAGSQNPEEWLSNAVDGLKQLATYAKEKNVNIIVENHGGLSSNAAKLAEVMKAVNMENCGTLPDFGNFCVKRKDGSYYNGECEEQYDMYQGVMELMPYAKGVSAKSYNFDEEGNETKIDYSKMLKIVKNSGYTGFIGVEYEGNELSEEAGIMATKELLLNASNNLE; encoded by the coding sequence ATGAAAAGAAGCACCTTAAAAGTTGCAATCCTTACAGGATTGGCATTCTTCCTTACCGGAATATACTCTTGTAAAGACACCAAAAAAGTCGAAACAGAAGCTACAGAAATGTCTTCGGAGATGGAAAAAGAGGTGGAACCTTTTTTTCAGCTCTCTTTAGCACAATGGTCCATGCATAAAATGGTTTTTGATGAAGGAGTGGATCCTTACTCTTTTGCCGAAAAAGCAAAGGGATGGGGTTTTACTGGTTTGGAGTATGTAAGTGGGCTGTATTATAAAGAGTTGGAAAAGTCTAATTTTTCCGAAGAAGCAATGGCTGCTTTTGTGGAAAAAAACAACGCAGAAAGCACAAAGCATGGAATGAAAAATGTCCTTATCATGATAGATGGCCAAGGAGATTTGGCAACTACTGATGCAGCGGAACGTAAAAAGGCAGTTGAAAACCATTATAAATGGGTAGATGCCGCTGCTGGGATGGGATGTCATTCTATAAGAGTCAATTTGGCCGGAAGCCAAAATCCTGAAGAGTGGCTTTCCAATGCTGTTGACGGTTTAAAGCAATTGGCAACTTATGCCAAGGAAAAAAATGTGAACATAATAGTAGAGAACCACGGAGGACTTTCTTCAAATGCCGCTAAATTAGCGGAGGTCATGAAAGCTGTAAACATGGAAAACTGTGGGACACTTCCCGATTTTGGAAACTTTTGTGTAAAAAGAAAAGACGGTTCCTATTATAATGGTGAATGTGAAGAGCAGTACGATATGTACCAGGGAGTAATGGAGCTAATGCCATATGCCAAAGGGGTAAGTGCAAAATCCTATAACTTTGACGAAGAAGGAAACGAAACAAAAATAGACTACTCCAAAATGCTGAAGATTGTAAAAAATTCCGGCTATACAGGTTTTATAGGGGTAGAATATGAAGGGAACGAATTAAGCGAGGAAGCTGGTATCATGGCTACCAAGGAATTATTGTTGAATGCATCGAATAATCTGGAATAA
- a CDS encoding GMC oxidoreductase, with amino-acid sequence MGKFYYNEEQEAYDAIVVGTGISGGWAAKELCENGLKTLILERGRMVTHITDYKTANMDDWDFPNNGNLTREEQAKQLKQARTGYTTKAQHNEWFVNDLEHPYNETKRFDWMRGYHVGGRSIMWGRHSYRWSDIDFEANKRDGIAVDWPVRYKDIAPWYDKVESYIGVSGENLGLKQLPDGQFLPMMELNCVEQVFRSKVSENFDGRVVTAGRVAHITGNKEFEGRSKCQFRNRCIRGCPFGAYFSSNSSTLPAAERTGNLTLRPDSIVSEVIYDPKTGKASGVKVIDRLTKEELVFNAKVIFLCASSMASTSILMQSKSERFPNGMGNDSDQLGRNIMDHHLGVGASGKFDGFEDKYYKGRKPNGVYIPRFRNLGGSSDQKDFIRGYGYQGGASRENWEETISEMSYGKELKENILKPGGWTFGIGGFGEVLPYQENRMTLDYDNLDGWGLPTITFDAEFKENEWKMREDMKNQAIEMLEKAGLRDVKGFDNPGALGLGIHEMGTARMGRDPKTSVLNGYNQIHAVPNVYVTDGAFMTSASCVNPSLTYMAFTARAANHAAQELKKGNI; translated from the coding sequence ATGGGTAAATTTTATTACAACGAAGAACAGGAAGCCTACGATGCCATAGTTGTGGGAACTGGGATTAGTGGTGGATGGGCTGCTAAGGAGTTATGTGAGAACGGACTCAAAACATTGATTCTCGAACGCGGGAGGATGGTCACGCATATCACGGACTACAAAACCGCGAATATGGACGATTGGGATTTCCCAAACAACGGAAATCTTACAAGAGAGGAGCAAGCCAAACAATTGAAACAAGCAAGAACCGGCTACACGACCAAAGCACAGCACAACGAGTGGTTTGTAAATGACCTGGAACATCCATATAATGAAACTAAGCGATTCGATTGGATGCGCGGGTATCATGTAGGTGGCCGCTCCATAATGTGGGGACGTCACAGTTACCGTTGGAGTGATATTGATTTTGAAGCCAATAAAAGAGACGGGATTGCCGTTGATTGGCCCGTTAGGTATAAAGATATCGCACCTTGGTACGACAAGGTGGAATCCTATATTGGGGTAAGTGGAGAGAACCTTGGTTTAAAGCAATTGCCCGATGGACAGTTTTTGCCCATGATGGAATTGAATTGTGTGGAACAGGTTTTCAGATCAAAAGTATCAGAAAATTTTGATGGCCGTGTAGTGACCGCTGGTAGGGTGGCCCACATTACAGGCAATAAGGAATTTGAAGGCAGAAGTAAATGCCAATTTAGGAACCGCTGTATAAGAGGGTGTCCTTTTGGAGCCTATTTCAGTAGCAACTCATCTACATTGCCAGCAGCTGAAAGAACAGGAAATTTAACCTTGAGGCCAGACTCCATTGTTTCTGAGGTGATCTATGATCCAAAAACGGGCAAGGCCTCAGGAGTAAAGGTAATCGATAGACTTACTAAAGAAGAATTGGTATTCAATGCCAAAGTAATTTTCCTTTGTGCTTCTTCCATGGCTTCTACCTCTATTTTGATGCAATCAAAATCTGAGCGTTTTCCAAATGGAATGGGGAATGACTCCGATCAACTGGGTAGAAATATCATGGACCACCATCTGGGCGTTGGTGCTTCAGGTAAATTTGATGGCTTTGAAGATAAATATTACAAGGGAAGAAAACCAAATGGCGTCTATATCCCACGATTTAGAAATTTAGGTGGTTCCAGCGACCAAAAAGATTTTATCCGCGGCTACGGCTACCAAGGTGGAGCCAGTAGGGAGAATTGGGAAGAAACTATTTCTGAAATGTCGTACGGAAAAGAGCTTAAAGAAAATATTTTAAAACCAGGGGGCTGGACTTTTGGTATAGGTGGATTTGGCGAGGTACTTCCGTACCAAGAGAATAGGATGACCTTAGATTACGACAACTTAGATGGCTGGGGTCTGCCCACGATAACCTTCGACGCCGAGTTTAAGGAAAATGAATGGAAAATGCGCGAGGACATGAAGAACCAAGCCATTGAAATGTTGGAAAAAGCAGGTCTTAGGGATGTAAAGGGATTTGACAATCCTGGTGCCCTTGGTTTGGGAATCCACGAAATGGGAACTGCCAGAATGGGCAGGGATCCAAAAACATCAGTATTAAACGGGTACAACCAGATACACGCTGTCCCCAATGTTTATGTAACAGATGGTGCGTTTATGACCTCGGCGAGCTGTGTCAACCCATCTTTAACCTATATGGCGTTTACGGCAAGAGCTGCCAACCATGCCGCCCAAGAACTTAAAAAAGGAAACATATAA
- a CDS encoding gluconate 2-dehydrogenase subunit 3 family protein encodes MDRRIALKNIGLSLGYVVAVPTLVSLVQSCKDKPAMEWNPDFLSKDQGAALINLVDIILPKTDTPSASEVNVHMFIDKFANEVMEPKQQEFFKMSMGKFLDKALKDSGKETLADLTAEDLEPILSKALKITKEEEIENFKVITSYQEAIENQESAELDEGVSRFAFANNLRGMTIWAYKTSEYVGEEVLAYLPVPGEYIGCGDVQELTGGKAWSI; translated from the coding sequence ATGGATAGAAGAATAGCACTCAAAAATATAGGCCTTTCTTTGGGTTACGTAGTTGCGGTACCCACTTTGGTAAGTCTTGTTCAAAGTTGTAAGGACAAACCAGCAATGGAATGGAACCCAGACTTCTTAAGTAAGGATCAAGGGGCTGCCTTAATAAATTTGGTGGATATCATCCTTCCAAAAACTGACACCCCATCGGCATCGGAAGTAAACGTTCATATGTTTATAGATAAATTTGCCAATGAGGTCATGGAGCCAAAACAACAAGAATTCTTTAAAATGTCTATGGGGAAATTCTTGGATAAAGCTTTAAAGGATTCCGGCAAGGAAACTTTGGCCGACTTGACGGCAGAGGACTTGGAACCAATCTTGTCCAAAGCCCTAAAAATTACCAAGGAAGAAGAAATAGAAAACTTTAAAGTCATTACTTCTTATCAAGAAGCAATTGAAAACCAGGAATCGGCAGAATTGGATGAAGGAGTCAGCAGGTTCGCATTTGCAAACAACTTAAGAGGTATGACCATTTGGGCCTATAAGACCTCAGAATACGTTGGCGAAGAGGTTTTGGCCTATTTGCCTGTTCCAGGGGAATATATTGGTTGCGGTGATGTTCAAGAACTCACTGGGGGTAAGGCATGGTCTATCTAA
- a CDS encoding ribonucleoside-diphosphate reductase subunit alpha, which translates to MFVVKRDGRKEPMMFDKITARVRKLCYGLNTLVDPVKVAMRVIEGLYDGVTTSELDNLAAEIAATMTTTHPDYAKLAARISISNLHKNTKKSFSETMKDLYVYVNPRNGKKAPLLSDEVYKVIEENAETLDSTIIYNRDFGYDYFGFKTLERSYLLKLNGKIAERPQHMLMRVSIGIHLNDLEAAMETYELMSKKYFTHATPTLFNAGMPKPQMSSCFLLAMKDDSIDGIYDTLKQTAKISQSAGGIGLSIHNVRATGSYIAGTNGTSNGIVPMLQVFNDTARYVDQGGGKRKGSFAIYVEPWHADIFEFLDLKKNHGKEEMRARDLFYAMWIPDLFMKRVEANEEWTLMCPNECPNLFNIHSEEFETLYLKYEAEGKGRKTIKARELWEKILESQIETGTPYMLYKDAANRKSNQKNLGTIRSSNLCTEIMEYTSPDEVAVCNLASIALPMFVKNGEFDHKELFRVTKRVTKNLNRVIDRNYYPVKEAENSNMRHRPVGLGVQGLADAFIMLRLPFTSEEAKKLNQEIFETLYFAAVTASMEQAKEEGPYSTYEGSPISKGEFQYNLWGIKDEELSGRWDWAKLRKEVKKNGVRNSLLVAPMPTASTSQILGNNECFEPYTSNIYTRRVLSGEFIVVNKHLLEDLVGLGLWNENLKQELMRANGSVQDIDGIPEDIKELYKTVWELSMKDIIDMSRHRGYFIDQSQSLNLFLENANYAKLTSMHFYAWKSGLKTGMYYLRTKAAVDAIKFTLDNSKKQEVPTADVVESEVLATANTKPEGKTAVEVAAIPVQQDVEVKPMSAAEMKALIAQAKASEGDDDCLMCGS; encoded by the coding sequence ATGTTTGTAGTAAAAAGAGATGGCAGAAAAGAGCCGATGATGTTCGATAAGATCACGGCACGAGTTAGAAAATTATGTTATGGCCTAAATACCCTGGTAGATCCTGTAAAGGTTGCCATGAGGGTAATCGAGGGCTTGTACGACGGGGTCACGACCTCAGAATTGGATAACCTAGCTGCGGAAATAGCCGCAACCATGACCACAACACATCCAGACTACGCTAAGTTGGCCGCCCGTATCTCTATCTCCAACCTACATAAGAACACCAAAAAGTCATTCTCTGAAACGATGAAGGACCTGTATGTGTATGTTAATCCAAGAAATGGGAAAAAGGCTCCTTTGTTATCGGATGAGGTATACAAAGTGATTGAGGAAAATGCAGAAACACTGGATTCCACCATAATTTATAACCGCGATTTTGGCTACGATTATTTCGGTTTTAAAACATTGGAACGCTCATACCTTTTAAAGCTTAATGGGAAAATTGCTGAACGCCCACAACATATGTTGATGCGTGTGTCCATAGGTATCCACTTAAATGATTTGGAAGCAGCCATGGAAACCTATGAGCTAATGTCCAAAAAGTACTTCACACATGCAACGCCAACCTTGTTCAATGCAGGGATGCCAAAGCCACAAATGTCCTCATGCTTTTTATTGGCAATGAAGGATGATAGTATTGACGGAATTTATGACACCTTAAAACAAACTGCAAAAATATCCCAGTCTGCTGGAGGTATTGGGCTATCTATACATAATGTAAGGGCCACAGGATCCTATATCGCAGGGACCAATGGAACCTCTAATGGAATTGTCCCCATGCTACAAGTATTCAATGATACTGCTAGATATGTAGATCAGGGTGGAGGAAAGCGTAAAGGTAGTTTTGCCATTTACGTAGAACCATGGCATGCTGATATCTTCGAATTCTTGGACCTAAAAAAGAATCACGGGAAGGAAGAAATGCGTGCAAGGGATCTTTTCTATGCCATGTGGATTCCGGATTTGTTCATGAAAAGGGTAGAGGCCAATGAAGAATGGACCTTGATGTGTCCTAATGAGTGTCCAAACCTGTTCAATATCCATAGTGAAGAATTTGAAACCCTTTATCTTAAATATGAGGCTGAAGGCAAGGGCAGAAAAACTATTAAGGCGCGTGAGCTTTGGGAGAAAATTTTAGAATCTCAAATAGAAACTGGAACACCTTATATGTTGTATAAGGATGCTGCCAATAGAAAGAGCAACCAGAAAAATTTGGGAACCATTCGTTCATCCAATTTATGCACTGAGATTATGGAATACACCTCTCCAGACGAGGTGGCTGTATGTAACCTAGCATCTATTGCTTTACCAATGTTTGTGAAAAATGGAGAGTTCGATCACAAGGAACTTTTCCGTGTTACGAAAAGGGTGACCAAAAACCTAAATAGAGTAATAGACAGAAATTACTATCCTGTAAAAGAGGCGGAAAATTCCAATATGCGCCATAGGCCCGTAGGTTTAGGGGTGCAGGGTCTTGCAGATGCCTTTATCATGCTACGTTTGCCATTCACCAGTGAGGAGGCTAAAAAGCTGAACCAAGAGATCTTTGAGACACTATACTTTGCAGCGGTAACTGCATCTATGGAGCAAGCCAAGGAAGAAGGTCCATATTCAACTTATGAAGGATCTCCAATTTCAAAAGGTGAATTCCAATATAATTTGTGGGGTATTAAAGATGAAGAATTATCTGGCAGATGGGATTGGGCAAAACTTAGAAAAGAGGTGAAGAAAAATGGAGTTCGTAACTCTTTGTTGGTGGCTCCAATGCCAACAGCTTCCACTTCCCAAATACTGGGTAACAATGAGTGCTTTGAGCCATATACATCCAATATTTACACCCGTAGAGTATTGTCCGGGGAGTTTATTGTGGTAAACAAGCACCTTTTGGAGGACTTGGTAGGTCTTGGTCTTTGGAACGAGAATTTGAAACAGGAATTGATGAGAGCCAATGGCTCAGTTCAGGATATCGATGGTATTCCGGAGGATATTAAGGAATTGTACAAGACCGTATGGGAGTTGAGTATGAAGGACATCATTGATATGTCCAGACATAGAGGATACTTTATAGATCAGAGTCAGTCCTTGAATCTGTTCTTGGAAAACGCCAATTATGCTAAACTAACCTCCATGCATTTTTACGCCTGGAAAAGTGGACTTAAAACTGGGATGTACTATTTGAGAACCAAAGCGGCTGTAGATGCCATTAAATTTACGTTGGACAATAGTAAGAAACAGGAAGTGCCAACTGCTGACGTTGTTGAGTCAGAGGTTTTAGCTACAGCGAACACAAAGCCAGAAGGGAAAACTGCAGTTGAAGTAGCTGCTATCCCGGTACAACAAGATGTAGAAGTTAAGCCTATGAGCGCAGCTGAAATGAAGGCTTTGATAGCTCAGGCAAAGGCAAGTGAAGGTGATGATGATTGCTTAATGTGCGGATCTTAA